A single Marinitoga litoralis DNA region contains:
- the truB gene encoding tRNA pseudouridine(55) synthase TruB, whose protein sequence is MNNGFLLVDKPANMTSHDVVDIIRKKFTTKKVGHSGTLDPFATGLLIVGVNQGTRLLEYLQHQDKKYYVKAKLGIITDTYDITGEVKEKNEVLKEHIDNLKNVILSFKGTYLQVPPMYSARKYNGKKLYELAREGKIIKMPPKEVNIYSIENIKVYENGEFEFECKVSSGTYIRSLIMDIGYKLGPGAVTTELRRLEVGNFNLKNAVNLDEVSEKNLIPMLDVLSFPRVVLNETGIQRALNGNHIFLEHIEKYEDFKKDDIVSLIDNKNNLIAVSIAERNSSFLNTLEKHDRNERIFKIKKVFK, encoded by the coding sequence ATGAATAATGGTTTTCTTTTAGTTGATAAACCTGCGAATATGACATCTCATGATGTTGTTGATATAATAAGAAAAAAATTTACTACAAAAAAAGTTGGTCATTCAGGTACTTTAGACCCATTTGCAACAGGATTATTAATTGTAGGTGTTAATCAGGGAACTAGACTATTAGAATACTTACAACATCAAGATAAAAAATATTATGTTAAAGCTAAGTTGGGAATTATAACAGATACATATGATATTACGGGCGAAGTAAAAGAAAAAAATGAAGTATTAAAAGAACATATTGATAATTTAAAAAATGTTATATTGTCTTTTAAAGGTACTTATTTACAAGTTCCACCAATGTATTCGGCAAGAAAATATAATGGAAAGAAATTATATGAATTAGCAAGAGAAGGAAAAATCATAAAAATGCCTCCCAAAGAAGTAAATATATATAGTATAGAAAATATTAAAGTATATGAAAATGGGGAGTTTGAATTTGAATGTAAAGTATCCTCGGGAACTTATATTAGATCATTAATAATGGATATAGGTTATAAACTTGGACCTGGGGCAGTTACTACAGAATTAAGAAGATTAGAAGTTGGCAATTTTAATTTAAAAAATGCAGTTAATTTAGATGAAGTTAGTGAAAAAAATTTAATACCGATGTTAGATGTTTTGTCTTTTCCTAGAGTTGTTTTAAATGAAACTGGTATTCAAAGGGCATTAAATGGTAATCATATTTTTTTAGAGCATATTGAAAAATATGAGGATTTCAAAAAAGATGATATTGTATCATTAATTGACAATAAGAATAATTTAATAGCCGTTTCAATTGCTGAAAGAAATTCGTCATTTTTAAATACATTAGAAAAACATGATAGAAATGAAAGAATTTTTAAGATAAAAAAGGTATTTAAATAA
- a CDS encoding HD domain-containing protein: MNRDEAIKILKEHVKTDNLVNHCLAVGAIMKGLAKEFGEDEERWEIIGILHDLDYEYTKDNPEIHAKKTVEILGDKLSEEEKNAILAHNEHAPLKTKLDFSLYAADPMSGLITAAVYVRPDKKIEGLKSKSLKKKFKDKSFAAGANRENMKKIEDIGIELSRFFEISIESMKEIADELGL, translated from the coding sequence ATGAATAGGGATGAAGCAATAAAAATATTAAAAGAACATGTAAAAACAGATAATTTAGTAAATCATTGTCTAGCGGTTGGTGCAATAATGAAAGGTCTAGCAAAAGAATTTGGAGAAGATGAAGAAAGATGGGAAATAATAGGCATTTTACATGATTTAGATTATGAATATACAAAAGATAATCCTGAAATTCATGCAAAAAAAACAGTAGAAATATTAGGAGATAAATTAAGCGAAGAAGAAAAAAATGCAATTCTAGCACACAATGAACATGCACCATTAAAAACAAAATTAGATTTTTCATTATATGCTGCAGATCCAATGTCTGGGCTCATAACAGCAGCTGTATATGTGAGACCAGATAAGAAAATAGAAGGATTAAAATCAAAATCATTAAAGAAAAAGTTTAAGGATAAGTCATTTGCAGCTGGAGCTAATAGGGAAAATATGAAAAAAATAGAAGATATAGGGATAGAATTAAGTAGATTTTTTGAAATATCTATAGAATCAATGAAAGAAATAGCAGATGAATTAGGACTTTAG
- a CDS encoding sensor histidine kinase has protein sequence MDPKNSIIETYSKISDLVMELSSLNSLNQIENSINSIVGKLIPITQEFFLKPKGEDYILLNENENITDEIKDLAAWAAKSLKISVFSLDSGEHALIIPFSKSQKLLLLYIGITQEEEISNEIMLFFNIMSFLTAAIIENLELYEEILKTNEIIEKNRGFLNQILNSMISGLVVYDKSYNKLFSNSNFEKFENKYGKNLIDFIKNELINLEITGEKLTKEYEIGDNFLSIDFLKNTDNNYLVIISDITGTKELERLKKIDQMKTEFLSTVSHELRTPLAAIKAYSESIVESLEILDTDTLKDFMQTILNEAEHLQNILDEILDFSKLEMKSVNIKKEEFSINELIEEVYFANKNKAESFGVKIYKVLPKENIIVNLDRTRVKQILSNLLDNAIKYSDKRKDMRFIKITLKDEEEKILILVEDNGIGIPKEHQSKVFDKFYRVDSSLTYEISGTGIGLSVVKELVEIQGGRIWLKSVENKGTRFYIEFKKGT, from the coding sequence ATGGACCCTAAAAATTCTATTATAGAAACTTATTCTAAAATATCAGATTTAGTAATGGAATTAAGTTCTTTAAACAGTTTAAATCAAATAGAAAACTCTATTAATTCAATAGTTGGTAAATTAATACCAATAACGCAAGAGTTTTTTTTAAAACCAAAAGGAGAAGATTACATACTTTTAAATGAAAATGAAAATATAACAGATGAAATCAAAGATTTAGCTGCTTGGGCGGCTAAATCTTTAAAAATTTCTGTGTTTTCTTTAGATAGTGGAGAACATGCTTTAATAATACCTTTTTCTAAATCACAAAAATTATTATTGTTGTACATAGGAATAACTCAAGAGGAAGAAATTTCTAATGAAATAATGTTATTTTTTAATATTATGAGTTTTTTAACAGCTGCAATAATAGAGAATTTAGAATTATATGAAGAAATATTAAAAACTAATGAGATAATAGAAAAGAATAGGGGTTTTTTAAATCAAATACTAAATTCTATGATAAGTGGATTAGTAGTATATGATAAGAGTTATAACAAATTATTTTCTAATTCTAATTTTGAAAAATTTGAAAATAAATATGGAAAGAATTTAATAGATTTTATAAAAAACGAACTGATAAATTTAGAAATTACGGGAGAAAAATTAACTAAAGAGTATGAGATTGGAGATAATTTTTTATCTATAGATTTTTTAAAAAACACAGATAATAATTATTTAGTAATAATTTCTGATATCACAGGAACAAAAGAATTAGAAAGATTAAAAAAAATAGATCAAATGAAAACAGAATTTTTATCAACTGTTTCTCATGAATTGAGAACACCTTTAGCGGCTATAAAAGCATATTCAGAATCAATTGTTGAAAGTTTAGAAATATTAGATACTGACACATTAAAAGATTTTATGCAAACTATATTAAATGAAGCAGAGCATTTACAAAATATATTAGATGAAATTTTAGATTTTTCAAAGTTAGAAATGAAAAGTGTTAATATTAAAAAAGAAGAGTTTTCAATTAATGAATTAATTGAAGAAGTATATTTTGCAAATAAAAATAAAGCAGAGTCATTTGGAGTTAAAATTTATAAGGTTTTACCAAAAGAAAATATAATTGTTAATTTAGATAGAACAAGAGTAAAACAAATATTGTCTAATTTATTAGATAATGCAATAAAATATTCTGATAAAAGAAAAGATATGCGGTTTATAAAAATAACTCTTAAAGATGAAGAGGAAAAAATATTAATATTAGTAGAAGATAATGGTATTGGTATTCCTAAAGAACATCAAAGTAAGGTTTTTGATAAATTTTACAGAGTTGATTCATCTTTAACATATGAAATTTCCGGAACAGGAATAGGATTGTCTGTTGTAAAAGAATTAGTTGAAATTCAAGGTGGAAGGATCTGGTTAAAAAGTGTTGAAAATAAAGGAACTAGATTCTATATAGAATTTAAAAAAGGAACGTGA
- the radC gene encoding RadC family protein gives MLPREKLLKYGPKELTIDELLAIIIRKGTSEKNVFDISKEISNNFSLKDLFYMDINELCSIQGIGEVTAITLKAVFELGIRFHKEALKKEDLKFDSPEKVYNTLYDELVFSDQEIVKCISLNSKLNPISIDTISIGTANSSILHPRDVFKAAIKNNAVSIILVHNHPSGDSSPSMIDIDITRKIEDSGKILGINLSDHIIFGKSEYYSFKIGRKVIKNG, from the coding sequence ATGTTACCTAGGGAAAAACTTTTAAAATACGGACCAAAAGAATTAACTATAGATGAATTACTAGCTATTATAATAAGAAAAGGGACATCGGAGAAAAATGTGTTTGATATTTCTAAAGAAATATCAAACAATTTTTCCTTAAAAGATTTATTTTATATGGATATAAATGAATTGTGTAGTATACAAGGCATAGGAGAAGTAACAGCAATAACATTAAAAGCAGTATTTGAATTGGGAATAAGATTTCATAAGGAAGCGTTAAAAAAGGAAGATTTGAAATTTGATTCACCTGAAAAAGTATATAATACATTATACGATGAGTTAGTATTTTCAGATCAAGAAATAGTAAAATGTATATCTTTAAATAGTAAGCTAAATCCAATATCAATTGATACTATTAGTATAGGAACAGCAAATAGTTCTATACTACATCCAAGAGATGTGTTTAAAGCGGCTATAAAAAATAATGCAGTATCTATTATCTTAGTTCATAATCATCCTTCAGGAGATAGTTCGCCAAGTATGATAGATATAGATATAACAAGAAAAATTGAGGATAGTGGTAAGATATTGGGAATAAATTTGTCTGATCATATTATATTTGGTAAATCTGAGTATTATAGTTTTAAAATTGGAAGAAAGGTGATAAAAAATGGATAA
- a CDS encoding NusG domain II-containing protein, with protein MKKNDILFVIIIIVISVITIIIQSSLKTELKGAYVYLGGKELMKITKPGTYTVYGDDGDYKLKVVFNGEKVRVIDADCPLKTCEYTGWVDNSTQEIICLPNKVVVKPIGKDKNTGVDIISW; from the coding sequence ATGAAAAAAAATGATATATTATTCGTTATAATTATTATAGTTATTTCAGTTATTACTATAATTATTCAAAGTAGTTTAAAAACAGAATTAAAAGGTGCATATGTTTATTTAGGTGGAAAAGAACTTATGAAAATAACTAAACCTGGAACATATACAGTATATGGTGATGATGGAGATTATAAGCTTAAAGTGGTATTTAATGGAGAAAAAGTAAGGGTTATTGATGCAGATTGTCCATTAAAAACATGTGAATATACAGGTTGGGTAGATAATTCAACACAAGAAATAATATGTTTACCAAATAAAGTTGTTGTAAAACCTATCGGAAAAGATAAAAATACAGGAGTTGACATAATTTCATGGTAA
- a CDS encoding NAD(P)/FAD-dependent oxidoreductase — protein sequence MKYNTDVVVIGGGAAGMAAAYSARENGANVILLERDEDTGGVLNQCIHNGFGLQYFKKDLTGPEFKEFAKERLKDIDILFGTYVLEIRKDKTIIFVDKRGIHEIQTKALVMATGARERHLNSLPVPGKRITGIFTAGLAQRFINLENLKPGSKAVILGSGDIGLIMARRLTLEGIKVEAVLEIMPYPGGLERNVQQCLKDFGIPLYLSHTVIAVEGDRRLQKVIAAEVDYKWDPIPGTEKEFEVDTLITSVGLIPQIKPADFLEADPGFIVSNTNQTSEDWIFAAGNCTVIFDLVDYVAKEGEKAGKYAALYAKGEYTQSKKVKVRKGENIGILHPVYIDPTQESTLYIRVSKVFDRASIKVEPLGVEVIENDARPPEMVVIKLKPFDENIDEIEVIADELISKLG from the coding sequence ATGAAATATAATACAGATGTTGTTGTAATAGGCGGGGGAGCGGCTGGAATGGCTGCTGCATATAGTGCAAGAGAAAATGGTGCAAATGTTATATTATTAGAAAGGGATGAAGATACTGGAGGAGTATTAAATCAATGTATTCACAATGGGTTTGGATTGCAATATTTTAAAAAGGATTTAACAGGACCAGAGTTTAAAGAATTTGCTAAAGAAAGACTCAAAGATATAGATATATTATTTGGAACATATGTTTTGGAAATTAGAAAAGACAAAACAATAATATTTGTTGATAAAAGAGGAATTCATGAAATACAAACAAAGGCTTTAGTGATGGCAACTGGAGCTAGAGAAAGACATTTAAATTCATTACCAGTACCTGGAAAAAGAATTACTGGTATTTTCACAGCTGGACTTGCTCAAAGGTTTATTAATTTAGAAAATTTAAAACCAGGAAGTAAGGCTGTTATTTTAGGATCAGGAGATATAGGTCTAATAATGGCAAGGAGATTAACTTTAGAAGGTATAAAAGTTGAAGCTGTTTTGGAAATAATGCCATATCCTGGAGGACTTGAAAGAAATGTACAACAATGTTTGAAAGATTTCGGTATTCCGTTATACTTATCACATACAGTTATAGCTGTTGAAGGCGATAGAAGACTTCAAAAGGTTATTGCTGCAGAAGTTGATTATAAATGGGATCCAATTCCTGGCACCGAAAAAGAATTTGAAGTTGATACTTTAATAACTTCAGTAGGTTTAATTCCTCAAATTAAACCAGCAGACTTTTTAGAAGCTGATCCAGGGTTTATTGTATCTAATACAAATCAAACTAGTGAAGATTGGATTTTTGCAGCTGGGAATTGTACCGTAATATTTGATTTGGTAGACTATGTTGCTAAAGAAGGAGAAAAAGCAGGTAAATATGCTGCATTATATGCAAAGGGAGAATATACACAAAGCAAAAAAGTTAAAGTAAGAAAAGGTGAAAATATAGGTATATTACACCCAGTGTATATAGATCCAACTCAAGAAAGTACATTATATATTAGAGTTTCAAAGGTTTTTGATAGAGCAAGTATTAAAGTAGAACCATTAGGTGTTGAGGTTATAGAAAATGATGCAAGACCACCAGAAATGGTTGTAATTAAATTAAAACCATTTGATGAAAATATAGATGAAATAGAGGTGATAGCAGATGAGCTCATCTCAAAACTTGGTTAA
- a CDS encoding DUF1667 domain-containing protein — MSSSQNLVKELTCVRCPLGCKVRIEYTEELEVIDVAGNKCPRGREYAIQEISDPHRILVTSVKVKNGKYPLASIKTTEAIPLRLFDEAMRIIEKLEIEAPVKMGDIIIENFLDTGANLIVTRSIERL, encoded by the coding sequence ATGAGCTCATCTCAAAACTTGGTTAAGGAATTAACTTGTGTAAGATGTCCATTAGGATGTAAAGTAAGAATTGAATATACAGAAGAGTTAGAAGTTATAGACGTTGCTGGAAATAAATGTCCTCGTGGTAGAGAATATGCTATACAAGAAATAAGTGATCCACATAGAATTTTAGTTACAAGTGTAAAGGTTAAAAATGGGAAATATCCATTAGCCTCTATTAAAACAACAGAAGCTATTCCGTTAAGATTATTTGATGAAGCCATGAGAATTATTGAAAAATTAGAAATAGAAGCTCCTGTAAAAATGGGCGATATAATAATAGAAAACTTTTTAGATACTGGTGCTAATTTAATTGTAACTAGGAGTATCGAAAGGTTGTGA
- a CDS encoding Gx transporter family protein, producing the protein MVKNNIPKLAILTSLSSAVYYLETLVPFPIPLPGARWGFSNFAILYSLNYDGILINGLYIAIFKSILGSLLSGKFLSPTFFMGLIGSIVATFVMYLIVKTKKFGIIGISEFGAIFNNFAQLIFGWLVIVKSVGIFWYFPQMLLFGTFSAIANAVIVKSVFRSVER; encoded by the coding sequence ATGGTAAAAAATAATATTCCCAAATTAGCAATATTAACTTCATTATCTTCCGCAGTATATTATTTAGAAACATTAGTACCGTTTCCTATACCCTTACCAGGAGCTAGATGGGGTTTTTCTAATTTTGCAATATTATATTCTTTAAATTATGATGGTATTTTAATAAATGGATTATATATAGCTATTTTTAAAAGTATATTAGGATCATTATTATCTGGGAAATTTTTAAGCCCAACATTTTTTATGGGATTAATTGGCAGTATAGTAGCAACATTTGTTATGTACTTAATTGTAAAAACAAAAAAATTTGGTATAATAGGGATAAGTGAATTTGGTGCTATATTTAATAATTTTGCACAGCTAATTTTTGGTTGGCTTGTTATTGTTAAATCTGTAGGCATATTTTGGTATTTTCCTCAAATGTTATTATTTGGTACATTTTCTGCAATTGCTAATGCGGTAATTGTAAAATCTGTTTTTAGGAGTGTTGAAAGGTGA
- a CDS encoding FAD:protein FMN transferase has translation MLKRDTNSFLKNKGILYLIILILALSLTLFFVFHKPLPKYYSKKDFALGTWVNVVVASEKIDSEKLADIAFDEMKRIEKKFSKTIETSVISKLNKERTIIADKETLFLIKAAINYADLTGSAFDPTVGELIEIWGFDDMNSEKRVPSKEEIESALEGVSYKFIKIEGDKITLLNDKTKIDLGGIAKGYAVDMAVQKIKELDPNATGFVDAGGDIGIIGPKFGRFAWVIGIRDPDKGPYDIKDQIYLKEGAIVTSGNYERFFVKDGVKYHHLLDPKTGYPANYFKSVTIIADSAMKADAMSTAIFILGDKLIGLDSMTRYGIQIYGINSEDEVIKTTGFEYYLKEH, from the coding sequence TTGCTTAAAAGAGATACCAATAGTTTTTTAAAGAATAAAGGTATATTATATTTAATAATATTAATTTTAGCATTATCTTTAACATTATTTTTTGTATTTCATAAACCTTTACCAAAATACTATAGTAAAAAAGACTTTGCATTAGGTACATGGGTAAATGTTGTTGTAGCGAGCGAAAAAATTGATTCTGAAAAGTTAGCAGATATAGCTTTTGATGAAATGAAACGAATTGAAAAAAAATTCAGTAAAACAATAGAAACAAGTGTTATTTCGAAATTAAATAAAGAGAGGACAATAATCGCTGACAAAGAGACATTATTTTTAATTAAAGCAGCAATTAATTATGCAGATTTAACAGGAAGTGCTTTTGATCCCACGGTAGGTGAATTAATAGAAATATGGGGTTTTGATGATATGAATAGCGAAAAAAGAGTACCTTCTAAAGAAGAGATAGAGTCTGCTTTAGAAGGAGTTAGTTATAAGTTTATTAAAATTGAAGGAGATAAAATAACATTATTAAATGATAAGACAAAAATAGATTTAGGAGGAATTGCCAAAGGGTATGCAGTGGATATGGCTGTACAAAAAATAAAAGAATTAGATCCAAATGCAACAGGATTTGTAGATGCAGGTGGAGATATTGGTATAATTGGACCTAAATTTGGAAGATTTGCTTGGGTTATTGGAATAAGAGATCCTGATAAGGGCCCTTATGACATAAAAGATCAAATATATTTGAAAGAAGGAGCAATAGTAACTTCTGGAAATTATGAAAGATTTTTTGTAAAAGATGGTGTTAAATATCATCATTTATTGGATCCAAAAACAGGATATCCTGCTAATTATTTTAAAAGCGTAACTATTATTGCAGATAGCGCAATGAAAGCGGATGCTATGTCTACAGCTATTTTTATTTTAGGAGATAAATTAATTGGATTAGATTCAATGACAAGATATGGAATACAAATATATGGAATAAATTCTGAAGATGAAGTTATAAAAACAACGGGATTTGAATATTATTTAAAAGAACATTAG
- the amrS gene encoding AmmeMemoRadiSam system radical SAM enzyme, translated as MKKSLFFTKLENNKVECNLCPHNCIISEEKTGICKTRKNINGELYSLNYGEVTAINIDPIEKKPLFHFYPGNNVFSIGTWGCNFKCKFCQNFEISQEKPYNIYKLYPEDLLDLVIQKKSKIVAFTYSEPIVWYEYVYDSAKLLKENNIKTVLVTNGYINKKPLLNLLPYIDAMNIDLKGFNDNFYNNIVGGKKDPVMDVIKLSYENNIHIEITVLVVTQGNDDYNELENMFKWIGSIDIPIHLSRYYPIYKFHNPPTSIEKLENLYYLAKKYLNYVYLGNVWNKEFESTYCPNCNTLLIEREGYNIRINNIDEKGRCKNCLKEIPIVF; from the coding sequence ATGAAAAAATCCCTTTTTTTTACTAAATTGGAAAATAATAAAGTAGAATGTAATTTGTGCCCACATAATTGTATAATTTCCGAAGAAAAAACTGGTATATGTAAAACCAGGAAAAATATTAATGGAGAATTATATTCATTGAACTATGGAGAAGTTACCGCAATTAATATTGACCCTATAGAGAAAAAACCTCTTTTCCATTTTTATCCAGGAAATAATGTTTTTTCAATAGGAACTTGGGGATGCAATTTTAAATGTAAATTCTGTCAAAATTTCGAAATTTCACAGGAAAAACCATATAATATTTATAAACTTTATCCAGAGGATTTATTAGATTTAGTTATTCAAAAAAAATCAAAGATTGTAGCATTTACATATTCAGAACCTATTGTGTGGTATGAATATGTATATGATAGTGCAAAATTATTGAAAGAAAATAATATAAAAACTGTGTTAGTTACAAATGGATATATAAATAAAAAACCATTATTAAATTTATTGCCGTATATTGATGCAATGAATATAGATTTAAAAGGATTTAATGATAATTTCTATAATAACATAGTTGGTGGTAAAAAAGATCCTGTTATGGATGTGATTAAATTATCATATGAAAATAATATTCATATAGAAATAACTGTTTTAGTAGTTACTCAAGGTAATGATGATTATAATGAGTTAGAAAATATGTTTAAATGGATAGGGTCTATAGATATTCCCATTCATTTAAGTAGGTATTATCCAATATATAAATTTCATAATCCTCCAACAAGCATAGAGAAATTAGAAAATCTATATTATTTAGCTAAAAAATATTTAAATTATGTATATTTAGGAAATGTTTGGAATAAAGAATTTGAATCAACATATTGTCCTAATTGCAATACATTATTAATTGAAAGAGAAGGATATAATATAAGAATTAACAATATAGATGAAAAGGGAAGGTGTAAAAATTGCTTAAAAGAGATACCAATAGTTTTTTAA
- the rbfA gene encoding 30S ribosome-binding factor RbfA, with amino-acid sequence MPKEYRKEMIESEILRLVNSNISNLRDPRIQDKLISATRVELSKDKSFADIYVSVLNGDLDEVIEVLTKAKGFFKSLISRNIRMYKIPEIRFHKDKGIEESIRIHKLLNEISSKGETDE; translated from the coding sequence ATGCCTAAAGAATATAGAAAAGAAATGATAGAATCTGAAATATTGAGATTGGTAAATTCTAATATTTCAAATTTAAGAGACCCAAGAATTCAAGATAAATTAATTTCTGCAACGAGAGTGGAATTGTCAAAAGATAAATCATTTGCAGATATATACGTTTCAGTATTAAATGGTGATTTAGATGAAGTAATAGAAGTATTAACTAAAGCTAAAGGTTTTTTCAAGAGTTTAATTTCTAGAAATATTAGAATGTATAAAATACCAGAAATTAGATTTCATAAAGATAAAGGTATTGAAGAAAGCATTAGAATACACAAATTATTAAATGAAATATCTTCAAAAGGTGAAACTGATGAATAA
- a CDS encoding Maf family nucleotide pyrophosphatase, which produces MKIILGSGSPRRKELLSKLGIEFEIRVSNVEEISFKKDPIEYAKELSYLKSKDINIFNDELLITADTIVAFNNEILGKPKDKNDAFNMLKKLSGNMHRVITGITFRTKDEIYTTHDITEVYFLELDDNIIKYYIDKYDPLDKAGSYGIQDFAGAFIEKINGDYYNVMGLPLNKVFSYLYNKGVLNVT; this is translated from the coding sequence GTGAAAATTATATTAGGATCTGGATCTCCTAGAAGAAAAGAATTATTATCAAAGTTAGGCATTGAATTTGAAATAAGAGTATCAAATGTAGAAGAAATTAGTTTCAAAAAGGATCCTATAGAATATGCAAAAGAATTAAGTTATTTAAAATCTAAGGATATTAACATATTTAATGATGAACTATTAATAACAGCAGATACAATAGTTGCTTTTAATAATGAGATTTTAGGAAAACCAAAGGATAAAAATGATGCATTTAATATGTTAAAAAAACTATCTGGAAATATGCATAGAGTAATAACAGGAATTACATTTAGAACAAAAGATGAAATATACACTACACATGATATTACAGAAGTTTATTTTTTAGAATTAGATGATAATATAATTAAATATTATATTGATAAATATGATCCATTGGATAAAGCGGGAAGTTATGGTATTCAAGATTTTGCAGGAGCTTTTATTGAAAAAATAAATGGTGATTATTATAATGTAATGGGATTACCATTAAATAAAGTATTTAGTTATTTGTATAATAAAGGGGTTTTAAATGTTACCTAG
- a CDS encoding HDOD domain-containing protein: MATIKEIIKKVSELPTPNFILKRIMDIASNPSSNTKELESAVLQSPPLVAKILKISNSAYYALPKKITKVSQAINILGFKTVRNLAMGIFVAESFFKRDYEYLDSKKFWQHSLSVAIASELLAQLVNYPDKEEIFLNGMLHDLGKIVMGIITPETLEMVLNVAEHKKVSFYRAEQMLNVVDHQKLGKQLFQEWKLPENVIYTAENHDDPEKVKIDNYTMNIYIVHLANISVNTIYYGYSGCYDIPVPSDVVWNKFDMNVKKYLNYLNELERKLEESNDFIKLDTYLEEQEDEENA, from the coding sequence ATGGCAACTATTAAAGAGATAATAAAAAAGGTATCTGAATTACCAACACCAAATTTTATATTAAAAAGAATTATGGATATAGCTTCAAATCCTTCTTCTAATACAAAAGAACTAGAAAGTGCTGTTTTACAATCACCACCATTAGTAGCAAAAATTTTAAAAATAAGTAATTCTGCATATTATGCATTGCCCAAAAAAATAACAAAAGTATCTCAGGCAATTAATATATTGGGATTTAAAACTGTAAGAAATTTAGCAATGGGAATATTTGTTGCAGAATCATTTTTTAAAAGAGATTATGAATATTTAGATTCAAAAAAATTTTGGCAACATAGTTTATCTGTAGCAATAGCTTCTGAATTATTAGCACAACTTGTTAATTATCCAGATAAAGAAGAAATATTTTTGAATGGAATGTTACACGATTTAGGAAAAATTGTAATGGGTATAATAACACCTGAGACTTTAGAAATGGTTCTAAATGTTGCAGAACATAAAAAAGTTTCATTCTATAGAGCTGAACAAATGTTGAATGTTGTCGATCATCAAAAATTAGGAAAACAATTATTTCAAGAGTGGAAATTACCAGAAAATGTTATATATACTGCAGAAAATCACGATGATCCAGAAAAAGTAAAAATAGATAACTATACTATGAATATATATATAGTGCATCTAGCTAATATATCTGTTAATACCATATATTATGGTTATTCTGGTTGTTATGATATACCAGTTCCCTCAGATGTTGTTTGGAATAAATTTGATATGAATGTAAAAAAATATTTAAATTATTTAAATGAATTAGAAAGAAAATTAGAAGAATCAAATGATTTTATAAAATTAGATACATATTTAGAAGAGCAGGAGGATGAAGAAAATGCCTAA
- the amrA gene encoding AmmeMemoRadiSam system protein A, producing MVGNHPYVKWAIECIENYVKYGRKIEIKEDLPEELYTRKAACFVSLHTIYGDLRGCIGTIEPIYENLATEIRENAIAAATRDYRFEPVSADELNDIEVSVDVLSEPEYVESIEELDPNIYGIIVVSGFKKGVLLPALDGVNTVEEQLRIAKLKAGIYSEPYEIYRFTVERYF from the coding sequence ATGGTAGGTAATCATCCTTATGTAAAATGGGCTATAGAATGTATTGAGAATTATGTAAAATACGGAAGAAAGATAGAAATAAAGGAAGATTTACCTGAAGAATTGTATACAAGAAAAGCAGCATGTTTTGTTTCTTTACATACCATATATGGTGATTTAAGAGGATGTATAGGAACCATAGAGCCAATATATGAAAACCTAGCAACAGAAATTAGAGAAAATGCAATTGCTGCTGCGACAAGAGATTATAGATTTGAACCAGTTAGTGCTGATGAATTAAACGACATTGAGGTTAGTGTTGATGTTTTAAGTGAGCCTGAATACGTTGAATCAATTGAGGAATTAGATCCCAATATATATGGAATTATTGTTGTAAGTGGATTTAAAAAAGGAGTATTATTACCAGCGCTAGATGGTGTTAATACAGTAGAAGAACAATTAAGAATAGCAAAATTAAAAGCGGGGATCTATTCTGAACCATATGAAATATATAGATTTACAGTTGAAAGATATTTTTAG